In a single window of the Luteibacter rhizovicinus DSM 16549 genome:
- a CDS encoding prepilin peptidase, with the protein MLDLPLALWIGIAGVFGLLFGSFLNVVILRVPERMQADWRKQAREVLEIDAPEEPRPPGIVVEGSHCPRCKHALAVRDNIPLFGWLMLRGRCRYCREPISAQYPLVELLAGVASAIVVWRFGPTIGALAALAMTYFLIALSGIDARTQYLPDELNYPLLWIGLGLALIPGWQALPVTPSSAILGALIGYLSLWSVYWLFKLLTGKEGMGHGDFKLLAALGAWLGPVALLPIIMLSSLIGALVGGALMLFRKHQREVPIPFGPYLAAAGWVWLIFGDTLLSSYLHLAGMR; encoded by the coding sequence ATGCTCGATTTACCTCTCGCCCTCTGGATCGGTATCGCCGGTGTCTTCGGCCTGCTGTTCGGCAGCTTCCTCAACGTCGTCATCCTGCGCGTGCCCGAGCGCATGCAGGCGGACTGGCGCAAGCAGGCTCGCGAGGTGCTGGAGATCGATGCTCCCGAGGAACCCCGCCCGCCGGGCATCGTGGTCGAAGGCTCGCACTGCCCCAGGTGCAAGCATGCCCTCGCCGTGCGGGACAACATCCCGCTGTTCGGCTGGCTGATGCTGCGTGGCCGTTGCCGCTACTGCCGTGAACCGATTTCAGCGCAGTACCCGCTGGTGGAGCTGCTGGCGGGTGTCGCAAGCGCCATCGTGGTCTGGCGATTCGGACCGACCATCGGCGCCCTGGCAGCCCTGGCCATGACGTACTTCCTGATCGCCCTGTCCGGCATCGACGCGCGAACCCAATACCTGCCGGACGAACTCAACTACCCCCTGCTCTGGATCGGCCTGGGCCTCGCCCTCATCCCGGGTTGGCAGGCGCTGCCGGTAACGCCCTCCTCGGCCATCCTCGGTGCCCTGATCGGCTACCTCAGCCTGTGGAGCGTCTACTGGCTGTTCAAGCTGCTCACCGGCAAGGAGGGCATGGGCCACGGCGACTTCAAGCTGCTGGCGGCGCTGGGCGCGTGGCTAGGCCCGGTGGCCTTGCTACCGATCATCATGCTGTCGTCGCTGATCGGCGCGCTGGTCGGCGGGGCGCTCATGCTCTTTCGCAAGCACCAGCGCGAGGTGCCGATTCCCTTCGGCCCTTACCTCGCGGCGGCCGGTTGGGTCTGGCTGATCTTCGGCGACACGCTGCTGAGCAGCTACCTGCACCTGGCGGGGATGCGATGA
- a CDS encoding type II secretion system F family protein, whose amino-acid sequence MATATATKNARAIGAARAEISKLVQYDWTALDKRGKRMKGEMQAKNAAMVKAELRRQGMNPQTVREKSKPIFGASGSRVKPRDVAIFSRQIAAMMAAGVPMVQAFEIIANGQKNARFKNMLVEIRQAIEGGSSLHEALGLYPVEFDELYRNLVHAGESAGVLDTVLDTVATYKERMESIKAKIKKALFYPIMILVVAFLVSMILLLFVVPVFQQTFAEAKVELPAPTQFIVSASKFVQAYWWAMIGIIVGSVFALIFFKKRSLKFAHFLDRLSLKLPVIGDILNKSAIARFARTLGVTFHAGVPLVEALDAVSGATGSVVYGDAVKQMRDDIAVGHQLQLAMRQTNLFPNMVVQMTAIGEEAGSLDHMLFKVAEFYEEEVETAVDTLASLLEPLIMVVLGVLVGGMVISLYLPIFKLAGTV is encoded by the coding sequence ATGGCCACTGCCACCGCCACTAAAAACGCGCGCGCCATCGGTGCCGCGCGCGCTGAAATAAGCAAGCTCGTCCAGTACGACTGGACTGCCCTGGACAAGCGCGGCAAGCGCATGAAGGGCGAGATGCAGGCGAAGAACGCGGCCATGGTCAAGGCCGAGTTGCGCCGGCAGGGCATGAATCCCCAGACGGTTCGCGAGAAGTCCAAGCCGATATTCGGCGCGTCCGGCAGCCGCGTCAAGCCGCGTGACGTCGCCATTTTCAGCCGCCAGATCGCCGCCATGATGGCGGCGGGCGTCCCCATGGTGCAGGCCTTCGAGATCATTGCCAACGGCCAGAAAAACGCCCGTTTCAAGAACATGCTGGTGGAAATCCGCCAAGCCATCGAGGGTGGTTCCTCACTGCACGAAGCGCTTGGCCTCTACCCGGTCGAGTTCGACGAGCTCTATCGGAACCTGGTGCACGCTGGCGAATCGGCCGGTGTGCTCGACACCGTGCTGGACACGGTGGCGACCTACAAGGAGCGCATGGAGAGCATCAAGGCCAAGATCAAGAAAGCCTTGTTCTACCCGATCATGATCCTGGTCGTCGCCTTCCTGGTGTCGATGATCCTGCTGCTGTTCGTCGTTCCCGTGTTCCAGCAGACCTTCGCCGAAGCCAAGGTGGAACTGCCGGCGCCGACCCAGTTCATCGTCAGTGCCTCGAAGTTCGTGCAGGCCTACTGGTGGGCGATGATCGGCATCATCGTCGGTTCGGTTTTCGCGCTCATCTTCTTCAAGAAGCGATCGCTCAAGTTCGCCCACTTCCTTGATCGACTCTCGCTGAAGCTCCCAGTCATCGGCGACATTCTCAACAAGTCGGCTATCGCCCGCTTCGCTCGTACGCTGGGCGTTACCTTCCACGCTGGTGTGCCTCTGGTGGAAGCTCTCGATGCCGTATCCGGTGCAACGGGCAGCGTCGTCTACGGAGACGCGGTAAAGCAGATGCGCGACGACATCGCCGTCGGCCACCAGCTCCAGCTGGCCATGCGCCAGACCAATCTCTTCCCCAACATGGTGGTGCAGATGACCGCCATCGGCGAAGAGGCCGGCTCGCTCGACCACATGCTGTTCAAGGTGGCCGAGTTCTACGAGGAAGAAGTCGAGACCGCGGTGGACACCCTCGCCAGCCTGCTCGAGCCGCTCATCATGGTCGTCCTCGGCGTCCTCGTCGGCGGCATGGTCATCTCCCTCTACCTGCCGATCTTCAAGCTGGCCGGCACGGTCTGA
- the pilB gene encoding type IV-A pilus assembly ATPase PilB has protein sequence MASQMQSPMLAGLTGMARRLVTEGVLPEADVRKAVQDSAEKRVSLSAWLVDHNLVDSPRLSQVASSEFGMPLMDIGNMATANMPLDLVTEALISKHQALPLFKRGKRLFVGIADPMQSHALDEIKFHSNHMVEPVLVERGQLRRIIDAALASMGSQVAGYEDGALDELSLEGGDGDDEPTSGIDATAGDDAPIVKFVNKILVDAIKRGASDIHFEPFETVYRVRLRMDGILRIVATAPIKLGNRFASRLKVMSGLDIAERRVPQDGRIKLNLTKTRAIDFRVSTLPTLFGEKIVLRILDGSSAKLGIDKLGYEEVQKNLYLDAIEKPYGMVLVTGPTGSGKTVSLYTALNILNTEGRNISTVEDPVEIRVEGINQVQQNVKRGMTFAAALRSFLRQDPDVIMVGEIRDLETAEIAVKAAQTGHMVLSTLHTNDAPQTIARLMNMGIAPYNIISSVTLIIAQRLARRLHDCKREIVLPATALLAEGYTQEEIDAGFKVYEAVGCDSCNEGYKGRVGIYQVMPLVEDIQKIILEGGNAMQIGEVARRNGINDLRASALLKVRNGMTSLAEINRVTKD, from the coding sequence ATGGCTTCACAAATGCAGTCGCCCATGCTTGCGGGTCTGACGGGTATGGCACGTCGGTTAGTCACCGAGGGTGTCCTGCCCGAGGCGGACGTACGCAAGGCAGTCCAGGACTCGGCCGAAAAACGGGTCTCGCTGTCTGCGTGGCTCGTCGATCACAACCTGGTCGACAGCCCCCGGCTGTCCCAGGTGGCGTCGTCCGAGTTCGGCATGCCGCTGATGGACATCGGCAACATGGCCACGGCCAACATGCCGCTGGACCTGGTGACCGAAGCCCTGATCAGCAAGCACCAGGCCCTACCCCTGTTCAAGCGCGGCAAGCGCCTGTTCGTCGGCATTGCCGATCCGATGCAGTCGCATGCGCTGGACGAGATCAAGTTCCACTCGAACCACATGGTCGAGCCGGTGCTGGTCGAACGCGGCCAGTTGCGTCGCATCATCGACGCCGCGTTGGCATCGATGGGCTCGCAGGTCGCCGGTTACGAAGACGGCGCGCTCGACGAGCTGTCCCTCGAAGGCGGCGACGGTGACGACGAGCCGACCTCCGGCATCGACGCGACGGCGGGCGATGACGCGCCGATCGTGAAGTTCGTCAACAAGATCCTGGTCGACGCGATCAAGCGTGGCGCCTCGGACATCCACTTCGAACCCTTCGAAACCGTCTACCGTGTGCGCCTGCGAATGGACGGCATCCTGCGCATTGTCGCGACGGCGCCGATCAAGCTCGGCAATCGCTTCGCCTCGCGCTTGAAGGTGATGAGCGGCCTGGATATCGCCGAGCGCCGCGTGCCGCAGGATGGCCGCATCAAGCTCAACCTGACCAAAACCCGCGCGATCGACTTCCGCGTCAGCACCCTGCCGACCCTGTTCGGCGAGAAGATCGTGCTGCGTATCCTCGACGGTTCCTCGGCCAAGCTGGGCATCGACAAGCTCGGCTACGAGGAGGTCCAGAAGAACCTCTACCTCGACGCCATCGAAAAACCCTACGGCATGGTGCTGGTCACCGGCCCGACCGGCTCCGGTAAGACGGTGTCGCTGTACACGGCCTTGAACATCCTCAATACCGAGGGGCGCAACATCTCCACGGTGGAAGACCCGGTCGAAATCCGCGTCGAGGGTATCAACCAGGTTCAACAGAACGTCAAGCGCGGCATGACCTTCGCCGCCGCCCTGCGCTCCTTCCTCCGCCAGGATCCGGATGTGATCATGGTCGGCGAAATCCGCGACCTGGAGACGGCCGAAATTGCGGTCAAGGCCGCGCAGACGGGCCACATGGTTCTGTCCACCCTGCATACCAACGACGCGCCGCAGACCATCGCCCGCCTGATGAACATGGGCATCGCGCCCTACAACATCATTTCGTCGGTGACCCTGATCATCGCCCAGCGCCTGGCCCGCCGCCTGCATGACTGCAAGCGCGAGATCGTCCTGCCGGCGACGGCCTTGCTGGCCGAGGGTTATACCCAGGAAGAAATAGACGCTGGGTTCAAGGTCTACGAGGCCGTGGGCTGCGACAGCTGCAACGAGGGCTACAAGGGCCGCGTCGGTATCTACCAGGTCATGCCCCTGGTCGAGGACATCCAGAAGATCATCCTCGAGGGCGGCAACGCGATGCAGATTGGCGAGGTCGCCCGCCGGAATGGCATCAACGACCTGCGTGCGTCTGCCCTGCTCAAGGTCCGCAATGGCATGACCAGCCTGGCCGAGATCAACCGCGTCACCAAGGACTGA
- a CDS encoding glycosyltransferase family 2 protein: MSRISIILPAKNEAAALKNLLPRLTAAQPGAEIIVVDDGSTDDTRAVCAASAVTCLSSPYSMGNGAAIKRGARKASGEILVFMDGDGQHDPADIDRMVARLDQGFDMVVGARDWESQAGVGRGLANTLYNWLASRMTGHVVADLTSGFRVARAERFREFIHLLPNGFSYPTTSTMAFFRSAYGVAYEPIKAAERVGKSHIKPLKDGIRFLLIIFKIATLYSPLKLFVPVSFLFFLAGCVNYAFTFLTYGRLTNGSTLMWSASVIVFLIGLVSEQITSLTYRRTD; this comes from the coding sequence TTGAGCCGTATCAGCATTATTCTGCCCGCCAAGAACGAGGCGGCCGCACTGAAAAACCTTCTTCCCCGTCTGACGGCCGCCCAGCCGGGCGCCGAGATCATTGTCGTGGACGACGGATCGACCGATGACACCCGCGCCGTCTGCGCGGCGTCGGCGGTTACCTGCCTGTCTTCCCCGTATTCGATGGGCAATGGCGCGGCGATCAAGCGGGGCGCCCGTAAGGCCTCCGGCGAGATCCTGGTTTTCATGGACGGAGACGGCCAGCACGACCCGGCGGACATCGATCGCATGGTCGCGCGTCTGGACCAGGGCTTTGACATGGTGGTTGGCGCGCGCGACTGGGAGAGCCAGGCCGGTGTGGGACGCGGGCTCGCCAATACCCTTTACAACTGGCTGGCCAGCCGAATGACCGGGCATGTCGTCGCGGACCTGACGTCCGGGTTCCGGGTCGCGCGAGCCGAGCGTTTCCGTGAGTTCATCCACCTTCTGCCGAACGGTTTTTCGTACCCGACCACCAGCACGATGGCATTCTTCCGCAGCGCCTACGGCGTGGCCTATGAGCCAATCAAGGCGGCCGAGCGCGTGGGCAAGAGCCATATCAAGCCGCTGAAAGATGGTATTCGCTTCCTGTTGATCATCTTCAAGATCGCGACGCTGTACTCGCCGTTGAAATTATTCGTGCCCGTGAGCTTCCTGTTCTTTCTCGCTGGGTGCGTGAACTACGCCTTTACTTTCCTGACCTATGGTCGCCTGACCAACGGCAGCACGCTCATGTGGAGCGCATCCGTCATCGTGTTTCTCATTGGCCTGGTGTCGGAGCAGATTACGTCGTTGACGTACCGGCGCACGGATTGA